The Allochromatium tepidum genome has a window encoding:
- a CDS encoding EscU/YscU/HrcU family type III secretion system export apparatus switch protein — translation MSEPPKGSKPRTAKAVALSWDRQNAPRITATGTGLTAEQILKVAEEHDIPLRADPVLVEALAQIPLGAEIPRALYVAVAEVLAFVFMLEGIDPRVPTLIPAERNERNAE, via the coding sequence GTGAGCGAGCCGCCCAAAGGTTCCAAGCCCAGGACCGCCAAGGCGGTCGCGCTCTCCTGGGACCGTCAGAACGCCCCGCGCATCACGGCCACCGGAACCGGCCTGACCGCCGAGCAGATCCTCAAGGTCGCCGAGGAGCACGACATCCCGCTGCGCGCCGATCCGGTGCTCGTGGAGGCCCTGGCGCAGATTCCGCTCGGGGCCGAGATCCCGCGCGCGCTCTATGTGGCCGTCGCCGAGGTACTGGCGTTCGTGTTCATGCTGGAGGGGATCGATCCGCGTGTCCCGACGCTCATTCCGGCCGAGCGGAACGAACGAAACGCGGAGTGA
- the murI gene encoding glutamate racemase, with product MNPHHPIGVFDSGLGGLTVLREIRRLLPGEDLLYVADSAHAPYGDKSMAFIESRSIAITEFLLERGAKAIVVACNTATGAAAKLLRTRYSVPLIAMEPAVKPAVERTRSGVVAVLATRQTLASHNFSVLLGRLETDAEILLQPCPGLVERVEAGDLAGEGTRELLRGYLEPLLARGADTLVLGCTHYPLLTPLIRELAGPGVLILDSGMGVARQVRRRLSEAELLAPEGRTGRERFWTSAHPARMHTLMARLWAGEVELAHWVESEAEDARRSPGGLALEPT from the coding sequence ATGAACCCTCATCATCCGATCGGCGTCTTCGACTCAGGCCTGGGTGGACTCACCGTGCTGCGCGAGATCCGCCGCCTGCTGCCGGGCGAGGATCTGCTCTATGTGGCCGACTCGGCCCACGCGCCCTATGGCGACAAGTCCATGGCCTTCATCGAGTCGCGCTCCATCGCCATCACCGAATTCCTGCTCGAACGCGGCGCCAAGGCGATCGTGGTCGCCTGCAACACCGCCACCGGTGCCGCCGCGAAGCTGTTGCGCACCCGGTACAGCGTCCCCCTGATCGCCATGGAGCCGGCCGTCAAGCCGGCGGTCGAACGCACGCGCTCGGGCGTGGTGGCGGTGCTGGCCACGCGCCAGACGCTCGCCAGCCACAACTTCTCGGTCCTGCTCGGACGGCTTGAAACCGACGCCGAGATCCTGTTGCAGCCCTGTCCGGGTCTGGTCGAGCGGGTCGAGGCCGGTGATCTGGCGGGGGAGGGGACGCGCGAACTGCTGCGCGGTTATCTGGAGCCGCTGCTCGCGCGCGGGGCCGATACCCTAGTCCTGGGCTGCACCCACTATCCGCTGCTGACCCCCTTGATCCGGGAGCTGGCCGGACCGGGGGTGCTCATTCTGGACTCGGGCATGGGGGTCGCGCGTCAGGTGCGCCGCCGACTGAGCGAGGCCGAACTCCTGGCCCCGGAAGGGCGAACGGGACGCGAACGCTTCTGGACCAGCGCACACCCGGCCAGGATGCACACCCTCATGGCCCGGCTCTGGGCGGGAGAGGTCGAGCTCGCGCACTGGGTCGAGTCGGAAGCCGAGGATGCCCGGAGATCCCCCGGCGGTCTGGCGCTGGAGCCGACCTGA
- the cas3 gene encoding CRISPR-associated helicase Cas3' — MDANASPCTRFSRLSAPAGTLWAKSGDPIGHGLLAHMLDVAAVAESILDRESPRTQTWAACVFGLPPQRVGRWLGAIAGLHDFGKAIPGFQFKWPDGQRADEQAGLPFKSAALNVHRHDLASAALLRYQLQALYSNAGWIGTVASALGAHHGYMPNLLEIRDGRPRNEGPEWDRARSEILHAYWTALEPGDGPALDDLPLPAIAWFAGLTSVADWIGSNTDWFPLGERADSLTEHYTQARALADSALDAIGWPAYRPLLAGEADTETLIRRILGRPESSVMARPLQIAADRLLDQADGPVLMIVEAPMGEGKTELALLAHLRLQARHGHRGLYLALPTQATGNAMFDRTLAFLRQLAPGVQLDIQLVHGATRLDERIQRLRGVDASPAESIACSAWFSQRKRPLLSPYGVGTVDQALFATLNVKHHFVRLWGLANRVVVLDEIHAYDTYTSGLIEALLRWLKPLGCSVILMSATLPAQRRAALLDAWGARDRPETPYPRLLMAREGETLAEHVACRRLEPIRVSGIAEDLETLATAALDALAGGGCGLVLVNTVQRAQDLYRALRGRVEDPGEILLFHARFPADERAVREREVLARFGPVASAQRPARCLLIATQVAEQSLDLDFDFMLSDLAPVDLLLQRAGRLHRHERARPAAHAEPHLRIAGLLNERPPELTDTAWGFVYDPYVLYCTWGVLLHEPVWRLPEDIDRLVQAVYSGDPFEEDDRPDFVATLDKALGEHYAKTQTQRQQAFNVAIDAEDEPQNAYNQKPRANEDREGGGIPVVTRLGEESLTVVPVFVSEDGWRLTDSDGPFDPTEILDDALARRLFARQVRLSRKGVLHDLLALPLPRGFEEHPLLRHLRPLPLIDGRAELGGLTVCLDPELGIVYASSSPSQEAS, encoded by the coding sequence ATGGACGCGAATGCCTCCCCATGCACTCGATTCAGCCGGCTATCGGCTCCAGCCGGAACGCTGTGGGCCAAGAGTGGTGATCCGATCGGCCATGGACTGCTGGCCCACATGCTGGATGTGGCGGCCGTCGCCGAATCCATCCTCGATCGCGAGTCGCCACGAACACAGACCTGGGCCGCTTGCGTGTTCGGCCTGCCGCCACAGCGAGTCGGGCGCTGGCTCGGGGCGATCGCCGGACTCCATGACTTCGGCAAGGCGATCCCCGGTTTTCAGTTCAAATGGCCGGATGGACAGCGCGCCGACGAACAGGCTGGATTGCCCTTCAAATCAGCCGCGCTCAATGTCCATCGTCACGATCTGGCCTCGGCCGCGTTGCTACGCTATCAACTTCAAGCGCTGTACTCGAACGCGGGCTGGATCGGAACCGTTGCGTCAGCGCTCGGCGCCCACCACGGCTACATGCCGAATCTTCTGGAAATCCGCGATGGTCGGCCACGGAACGAAGGCCCGGAATGGGACAGGGCGCGTTCCGAGATCCTGCACGCCTACTGGACGGCTCTGGAGCCGGGCGACGGCCCAGCGCTCGACGACCTGCCCCTGCCCGCCATCGCTTGGTTCGCCGGTCTGACGAGTGTCGCCGACTGGATCGGTTCCAATACCGACTGGTTTCCATTGGGCGAGCGTGCCGACTCACTGACCGAGCATTACACCCAGGCCCGAGCACTGGCCGACAGTGCGCTCGACGCCATCGGCTGGCCCGCCTACCGGCCCTTGCTCGCTGGCGAGGCGGATACCGAGACACTCATCCGGCGCATCCTTGGGCGACCGGAAAGTTCCGTGATGGCGCGTCCGTTGCAGATTGCCGCCGACCGGCTGCTGGATCAGGCCGACGGCCCGGTGTTGATGATCGTCGAGGCGCCGATGGGTGAGGGCAAGACCGAACTGGCGCTGCTTGCCCATCTCAGACTGCAAGCTCGCCATGGACATCGGGGTCTCTATCTGGCTCTGCCGACTCAGGCGACCGGCAATGCCATGTTCGATCGCACCCTGGCGTTCCTGCGTCAGCTCGCGCCCGGTGTGCAACTGGATATCCAGCTGGTCCATGGCGCGACCCGACTGGACGAGCGCATCCAGCGACTGCGCGGAGTCGATGCCTCGCCGGCCGAGTCCATCGCCTGTTCGGCCTGGTTCTCCCAGCGCAAGCGTCCATTGCTCTCGCCCTATGGCGTCGGGACCGTCGATCAGGCGCTGTTCGCCACGCTCAACGTCAAGCATCACTTCGTGCGTCTCTGGGGTCTGGCCAACCGGGTCGTGGTGCTCGACGAGATCCACGCCTACGACACCTACACCAGTGGTCTGATCGAAGCCCTGTTGCGCTGGCTCAAGCCGCTGGGCTGCTCGGTCATCCTGATGAGCGCCACCCTGCCGGCCCAACGTCGTGCCGCGCTGCTCGACGCTTGGGGCGCGCGCGATCGGCCGGAGACGCCCTATCCGCGTCTGTTGATGGCTCGTGAGGGTGAGACGCTGGCCGAACACGTCGCCTGTCGCCGTCTGGAGCCGATTCGGGTCTCTGGAATCGCCGAGGATCTGGAGACTCTGGCGACGGCGGCGCTCGACGCCCTGGCCGGCGGCGGCTGTGGTCTGGTGCTCGTAAACACCGTGCAACGGGCACAGGATCTCTATCGAGCGCTGCGCGGGCGGGTGGAAGATCCGGGCGAGATCCTGCTGTTCCATGCCCGCTTCCCCGCCGACGAGCGTGCCGTGCGTGAACGGGAGGTGTTGGCGCGTTTCGGTCCGGTCGCGAGCGCACAGCGTCCGGCGCGCTGTCTGCTGATCGCCACCCAGGTCGCGGAACAGAGTCTGGATCTGGATTTCGATTTCATGCTGTCGGATCTGGCACCCGTCGATCTCCTGCTGCAACGTGCCGGTCGGCTGCACCGGCACGAGCGCGCGCGTCCGGCGGCCCATGCCGAACCACATCTGCGGATCGCCGGACTGCTGAACGAGCGCCCACCCGAACTCACGGACACCGCCTGGGGCTTCGTCTATGACCCCTATGTCCTCTATTGCACCTGGGGTGTGCTCTTGCACGAACCGGTATGGCGGTTGCCCGAGGATATCGATCGGCTGGTGCAGGCGGTCTATTCGGGTGATCCCTTCGAGGAAGACGACCGGCCGGACTTTGTGGCGACCCTGGACAAGGCGTTGGGCGAGCACTACGCCAAAACGCAGACCCAGCGACAGCAGGCATTCAATGTCGCCATCGATGCCGAAGACGAGCCGCAGAATGCCTACAACCAGAAGCCGCGCGCGAACGAAGACCGGGAGGGTGGCGGCATTCCGGTCGTGACACGCCTCGGCGAAGAGAGTCTGACCGTTGTACCTGTCTTCGTCAGCGAAGACGGTTGGCGACTGACCGACAGCGATGGCCCATTCGACCCCACCGAGATCCTTGATGATGCCTTGGCACGCCGTCTCTTCGCGCGTCAGGTGCGGCTGTCACGCAAGGGCGTTCTGCATGATCTGCTGGCTCTGCCGTTGCCGCGCGGATTCGAGGAGCATCCGTTGCTCCGACATCTTCGCCCCCTGCCATTGATCGATGGCCGCGCCGAACTCGGCGGATTGACGGTGTGTCTCGATCCCGAGCTTGGCATCGTCTATGCGTCCTCATCTCCCAGCCAGGAGGCATCATGA
- the casA gene encoding type I-E CRISPR-associated protein Cse1/CasA: MTRTTEPAFNLLDEPWIPIRRLNGECCDVSLTEALIGADTIATLTEPEPTSLIALHRLLLAVLHRALSLHHGHWKDADRARWYREGLPEDAIRAYLDQWRERFWLFHPEEPFMQVAGLADWEETSSACFSVSSITINLLYGSSLFEHEIYEAPALDAAQALRRLLGYLQFTPGGFFPGKKLKSSERAGPVVNSAAILPLGDTLAHTLLLGLHPAPQRQPEDVPAWERQPPSIGALRANAQLATGPNDRYTRQTRAILFVPEETADGIRIRQVFVAAGLSLEDDEKAPDPMVSSRLTKDGKVVRISFQEGRAFWRELPTLVPDASGKFSHPAAILLAATNLYERLGRFDIPVPVLVAGLASDQAKLLRWRIDRFDLPLPLLANPEAAAEFRDRIRYAEEVYFRLRAISAEMIAETMPDPAHKDTRARARAILDNGSTAFVYFSAAERALAALMQHIAVGDVEGAHQHWRQQLKLAVRRAWSATGQALGDSPRVMRAIARADPSVRRLIRSLEQPATTSEETSP; encoded by the coding sequence ATGACCCGAACCACCGAACCGGCTTTCAACCTGCTGGATGAACCCTGGATTCCGATCCGGCGGCTGAACGGTGAATGCTGTGATGTCAGTCTGACCGAGGCACTCATCGGTGCCGACACCATCGCCACTCTGACCGAACCCGAGCCGACGAGCCTGATTGCCTTGCATCGTTTGTTGCTAGCCGTGCTGCATCGGGCGCTGAGTTTGCATCACGGCCACTGGAAGGACGCCGACCGCGCCCGCTGGTATCGCGAGGGACTGCCCGAGGACGCGATCCGCGCCTACCTGGATCAGTGGCGCGAGCGGTTCTGGCTGTTCCACCCGGAAGAACCCTTCATGCAGGTGGCCGGGCTGGCCGACTGGGAGGAAACCTCCAGCGCCTGTTTCTCAGTCTCATCCATTACGATCAACCTGCTCTACGGCAGTAGTCTGTTCGAGCATGAGATCTACGAGGCACCCGCGCTGGATGCCGCTCAGGCGTTACGCCGATTGCTCGGCTATCTCCAATTCACGCCGGGCGGCTTTTTTCCAGGCAAGAAACTGAAAAGCTCGGAGCGGGCCGGCCCGGTCGTCAACAGTGCCGCGATCCTGCCGCTCGGCGACACATTGGCTCATACCCTCTTGCTTGGTCTGCATCCTGCACCCCAGCGACAACCCGAGGATGTTCCCGCCTGGGAGCGTCAACCGCCATCGATCGGCGCACTGCGGGCCAATGCGCAACTGGCCACGGGGCCGAACGATCGTTACACCCGTCAGACCCGCGCCATCCTGTTCGTACCCGAGGAAACGGCTGATGGCATTCGGATTCGACAGGTGTTTGTAGCCGCCGGCCTGTCTCTGGAAGACGACGAGAAGGCACCCGACCCTATGGTCAGTTCTCGCCTGACCAAGGATGGCAAGGTGGTGCGCATCTCGTTCCAGGAAGGACGCGCCTTCTGGCGCGAGCTGCCGACACTGGTACCGGATGCGAGCGGTAAGTTCAGCCATCCGGCGGCCATTCTGCTGGCGGCAACCAATCTTTACGAGCGACTGGGGCGTTTCGACATTCCCGTGCCTGTCCTCGTTGCTGGACTTGCCAGCGATCAAGCCAAACTGCTGCGCTGGCGGATCGATCGTTTCGACTTGCCTCTTCCTCTTCTCGCCAACCCCGAGGCCGCCGCTGAATTTCGCGACCGGATCCGCTACGCCGAGGAGGTCTATTTCCGGCTACGCGCGATCAGTGCCGAGATGATCGCCGAAACCATGCCGGACCCCGCTCACAAGGACACCCGAGCGCGCGCCCGAGCGATCCTGGACAACGGTTCCACGGCCTTCGTCTATTTCTCCGCCGCCGAACGTGCGCTGGCGGCCTTGATGCAGCACATCGCGGTCGGTGATGTCGAGGGTGCGCATCAGCATTGGCGGCAACAGTTGAAACTTGCCGTCCGGCGCGCCTGGAGTGCCACTGGCCAAGCGCTTGGCGACTCACCGCGCGTCATGCGCGCCATTGCCCGTGCCGATCCAAGCGTGCGCCGTCTGATCCGGTCACTCGAACAACCCGCCACGACGTCAGAGGAAACCAGCCCATGA
- the casB gene encoding type I-E CRISPR-associated protein Cse2/CasB, with amino-acid sequence MSEHAQAFITYLSELEQHDRGALAHLRRSLGFAPGTFPRAYPYVERFVSRDSHAEDPRRKALYLTAGLFALHPRHQDSESLATAFGHVARHRDQPEPDPSRHKVGSVEQRFIGLLGAEPESLPSLLRQTVSLLAADDRPCDYVRLLDDLSLWLKPFATDGRDRIRQRWARDFYRAYVPDSDATDQEPSTSTATPSAD; translated from the coding sequence ATGAGCGAGCACGCTCAAGCCTTCATCACGTACTTGTCCGAGTTGGAGCAGCATGATCGCGGTGCCCTGGCCCATTTGCGCCGGAGTTTGGGCTTTGCGCCGGGTACCTTTCCGCGTGCCTATCCCTATGTCGAGCGCTTCGTGTCTCGCGACAGCCATGCCGAAGATCCAAGGCGCAAGGCGCTCTATCTCACGGCTGGGCTCTTTGCGTTGCACCCACGACATCAGGACAGCGAAAGTCTGGCCACGGCCTTCGGCCATGTCGCACGCCATCGCGATCAACCGGAACCTGATCCGTCAAGACACAAAGTCGGCAGTGTCGAACAGCGCTTTATCGGCCTCCTCGGCGCCGAACCCGAAAGCCTGCCCAGCCTGCTGCGCCAAACCGTGTCGCTGCTCGCGGCGGACGATCGTCCCTGTGACTATGTCCGTCTGCTCGACGATCTGAGCCTCTGGCTTAAGCCGTTCGCGACCGATGGCCGAGACCGGATACGCCAGCGCTGGGCGCGTGACTTCTATCGCGCCTATGTCCCCGATTCGGACGCCACAGATCAAGAACCATCCACCTCGACCGCCACCCCATCCGCTGACTGA
- the cas7e gene encoding type I-E CRISPR-associated protein Cas7/Cse4/CasC encodes MSLFIEFHLIQNFAPSNLNRDDTGAPKDAIFGGQRRARVSSQCFKRAIRLKSAELGTIPSAFGSVRTLKLKALLQQRLTELGHPEAGTQIETALAAAGLKVKDDGKTEYLLFLGQGEIEGFAELIHTHWDALSAPVSDEGGKKTKKQAKASAPPEIVKAAKSILDGRKAVDVALFGRMLADLPEVNQHAACQVAHAISTHRVEREFDYFTAVDDEGGIDETGAGMIGQIEFNSATFYRYAVIDPRKLAGNLKGDHELALKGIAAFTEAMARAIPTGKQNTFAAHNPPSFIGVVFRHASPFNLANAFEKPVWPRPDRELTSLSVEKLAEQEIAIAGAFGDGRDIWGYLDLTGAWPESKGVPHRTLQSLTDWVVENARARLGV; translated from the coding sequence ATGAGCCTCTTCATCGAGTTCCATCTGATCCAGAACTTTGCTCCCTCCAACCTCAATCGGGACGACACGGGCGCGCCGAAGGATGCCATCTTCGGCGGGCAGCGCCGCGCTCGCGTCAGCAGTCAGTGCTTCAAGCGCGCGATTCGGCTCAAGTCCGCTGAACTGGGCACGATCCCGAGCGCGTTCGGTTCGGTACGCACCTTGAAACTCAAGGCCTTGTTGCAACAGCGCTTGACCGAACTCGGACACCCGGAGGCCGGCACTCAAATCGAAACCGCTTTGGCGGCCGCCGGGCTGAAGGTCAAGGACGATGGCAAGACCGAATACCTGTTGTTCCTCGGTCAGGGCGAGATCGAAGGCTTTGCCGAGCTGATCCATACCCATTGGGATGCCCTGAGCGCGCCCGTGAGCGACGAGGGCGGCAAGAAAACCAAAAAGCAGGCCAAGGCCAGCGCGCCGCCTGAGATCGTCAAGGCCGCCAAGTCGATCCTGGATGGTCGGAAAGCGGTCGATGTGGCGCTGTTCGGACGGATGCTGGCCGACCTGCCCGAGGTCAATCAACATGCAGCCTGCCAGGTAGCGCACGCCATCAGTACCCATCGGGTCGAGCGCGAGTTCGACTATTTCACTGCCGTGGATGACGAGGGCGGCATCGATGAGACCGGCGCCGGCATGATCGGACAGATCGAGTTCAACTCAGCCACCTTCTACCGCTACGCCGTCATCGATCCGCGCAAATTGGCGGGCAACCTCAAGGGCGATCACGAGCTGGCCCTGAAGGGCATCGCCGCCTTCACCGAGGCCATGGCGCGCGCTATCCCGACCGGGAAGCAAAACACCTTCGCGGCCCACAATCCGCCGAGCTTCATCGGCGTCGTGTTCCGCCACGCCAGCCCCTTCAATCTGGCCAATGCCTTCGAAAAACCCGTCTGGCCCCGGCCGGATCGCGAATTGACCAGCCTGTCGGTCGAGAAGCTCGCGGAACAGGAAATCGCCATTGCGGGCGCCTTCGGCGACGGTCGGGACATTTGGGGCTATCTGGATCTCACCGGCGCCTGGCCCGAGTCCAAGGGTGTGCCGCATCGGACGCTGCAATCACTGACGGATTGGGTCGTCGAGAATGCCCGTGCAAGGTTGGGAGTCTGA
- the cas5e gene encoding type I-E CRISPR-associated protein Cas5/CasD yields the protein MLLRLAGPMQSWGTTSRFDERDSQLEPSKSGVLGLVCAALGRDRTEPVDDLARLRMGVRVDREGLLMRDYQTVKPPYLRASGTIERKDAIVSRRYYLADAAFLVGLEGEDRSLLDAMDSALRDPVWPLALGRKAFPPAAPVWLEGGPVELGLREALIGAPRIASPRHEDRAALLRLLLEHPTEGAMRFDQPLAPFAERRFGPRHIATEVIDVPV from the coding sequence TTGCTCCTGCGGCTGGCGGGTCCGATGCAGTCATGGGGCACCACCAGCCGTTTCGATGAACGCGACAGCCAACTGGAACCATCCAAATCCGGGGTGCTGGGCTTGGTGTGTGCGGCTTTGGGTCGCGATCGAACCGAGCCGGTGGATGATCTGGCGCGCTTACGCATGGGCGTGCGCGTGGATCGCGAAGGGCTGCTGATGCGCGATTATCAGACGGTCAAACCGCCTTATCTGAGAGCCAGCGGAACCATTGAACGCAAGGATGCCATCGTGAGTCGCCGCTACTACTTGGCCGATGCCGCCTTTCTGGTTGGCCTCGAAGGTGAGGATCGAAGCCTGCTCGACGCCATGGATTCCGCGCTGCGCGATCCGGTCTGGCCGTTGGCGCTCGGTCGCAAAGCCTTTCCGCCCGCCGCGCCGGTTTGGCTCGAAGGCGGACCGGTCGAGTTGGGACTGCGCGAGGCCTTGATCGGTGCCCCGCGCATCGCCTCCCCACGACATGAAGATCGCGCGGCACTATTGCGCCTGCTGCTGGAACACCCGACAGAAGGGGCGATGCGCTTCGATCAACCGCTCGCGCCCTTTGCCGAGCGCCGTTTCGGCCCGCGCCATATCGCGACGGAGGTCATCGATGTACCTGTCTAG
- the cas6e gene encoding type I-E CRISPR-associated protein Cas6/Cse3/CasE translates to MYLSRLTLDPRHPRVRRDLGNLYELHRTLARAHAPDAQSPPHRFLWRLETSPSTAGTVVLLVQSAVGSDWTSLAEQTGYAVEILGNKAVDLERLIQPDTRYRFRLQANPTVTRNGKRWGLVREEDQLAWLVRQGGQHGFRVLACVRTASERLQARRATAGKPITLQSALFEGRLEATDPDRLRQAILNGLGHGKAWGCGLLSVAKAP, encoded by the coding sequence ATGTACCTGTCTAGGCTGACCCTCGACCCACGCCACCCGCGAGTCAGGCGCGATCTGGGCAATCTCTATGAGCTGCATCGCACCCTGGCGCGCGCCCATGCACCTGATGCGCAATCGCCACCGCATCGGTTCCTGTGGCGACTGGAAACGAGTCCGTCGACGGCTGGAACCGTCGTGCTGCTCGTTCAATCCGCCGTCGGCTCCGACTGGACATCGCTGGCCGAGCAAACCGGCTATGCCGTGGAGATCTTGGGCAACAAAGCGGTCGACCTGGAACGATTGATCCAGCCTGATACTCGCTATCGCTTCCGACTCCAGGCCAATCCAACCGTCACCCGCAACGGCAAACGTTGGGGACTGGTCAGAGAAGAGGACCAGCTTGCATGGCTGGTTCGACAGGGTGGCCAGCATGGCTTTCGCGTCCTGGCCTGTGTGCGAACCGCCTCTGAACGCCTCCAGGCACGCCGTGCCACCGCAGGCAAGCCCATCACGCTGCAATCGGCTCTGTTCGAGGGCCGACTGGAAGCGACCGATCCGGACCGATTGCGTCAGGCGATCCTAAACGGACTCGGGCACGGAAAAGCCTGGGGATGCGGGTTGCTGTCCGTGGCGAAAGCACCATGA
- a CDS encoding type II toxin-antitoxin system HicA family toxin, with the protein MKVAEILERLKHDGWHLAATRGSHRQFKHDTKPGRVTVPGKPSDDLAPGTVSSITNEDRDHALRHRDRTSRA; encoded by the coding sequence ATGAAAGTCGCCGAGATCCTGGAGCGACTGAAGCATGATGGCTGGCACCTGGCCGCAACCAGAGGCAGCCATCGCCAATTCAAGCACGACACCAAGCCAGGGCGGGTCACGGTACCGGGCAAACCAAGCGATGATTTGGCTCCAGGCACGGTGAGCAGCATTACAAATGAGGACCGCGACCATGCGTTACGCCATCGTGATCGAACGAGCAGAGCATAA
- a CDS encoding type II toxin-antitoxin system HicB family antitoxin: protein MRYAIVIERAEHNYSAYAPDLPGCIATGRTLEETEREIREAIEFHLEGLREDGLPVPTPTSQVGYIEIAA, encoded by the coding sequence ATGCGTTACGCCATCGTGATCGAACGAGCAGAGCATAACTACTCGGCTTATGCCCCCGATCTGCCGGGGTGCATCGCCACCGGGCGCACCCTGGAGGAGACCGAGCGGGAGATTCGGGAAGCGATCGAGTTTCATCTGGAAGGTCTGCGAGAAGATGGCTTGCCGGTGCCGACGCCGACCAGTCAGGTCGGCTACATCGAGATTGCGGCCTGA
- the cas1e gene encoding type I-E CRISPR-associated endonuclease Cas1e, with protein sequence MLPPLKPIAMKERISMIFIEYGEIDVLDGAFVVIDKTGVRTHIPIGSIACIMLEPGTRVSHRAAALAARVGTLLVWVGEAGVRLYASGQPGGARSDRLLYQAKLALDDQARLKVVRKMYELRFGEKPPERRSVEQLRGIEGARVKKTYENLAKRYGVQWCGRRYDPSEWDTSDVPNTCLSAATACLYGITEAAILAAGYAPAVGFIHTGKPQSFVYDIADIVKFETVVPVAFQIAAKNPPQSQAERLVRLACRDVFRESKLLGKIIPMIEEVLSAGEIEPPKPAPEAVAPAIDDGKPLGDAGHRH encoded by the coding sequence ATGCTTCCACCACTCAAGCCCATCGCCATGAAGGAACGCATTTCGATGATCTTCATCGAGTACGGAGAAATCGACGTGCTCGACGGGGCCTTCGTCGTGATCGACAAGACCGGCGTGCGCACCCACATTCCGATTGGCAGCATCGCCTGCATCATGCTGGAGCCGGGTACGCGGGTCTCACACCGGGCGGCGGCACTCGCGGCGCGGGTCGGCACCCTGCTGGTCTGGGTCGGTGAGGCGGGCGTGCGGCTCTATGCTTCCGGTCAGCCGGGTGGTGCGCGGTCTGATCGGCTGTTGTATCAGGCCAAACTCGCCCTCGACGATCAGGCTCGACTCAAGGTCGTGCGCAAAATGTACGAACTGCGCTTTGGGGAGAAACCGCCCGAGCGGCGCAGTGTCGAGCAGTTGCGCGGAATCGAAGGGGCGCGGGTCAAGAAGACTTACGAAAACCTCGCCAAGCGGTATGGCGTCCAGTGGTGCGGTCGGCGCTATGACCCCAGCGAATGGGATACCAGTGATGTGCCCAACACCTGCCTGTCGGCGGCCACGGCTTGTCTTTACGGCATCACCGAGGCGGCGATTTTGGCGGCCGGCTATGCCCCGGCGGTCGGATTCATCCACACCGGCAAGCCGCAATCGTTCGTTTACGACATCGCGGATATCGTCAAATTCGAGACCGTGGTGCCGGTGGCGTTCCAGATCGCGGCCAAGAATCCGCCGCAATCGCAAGCTGAGCGTCTGGTTCGGCTGGCCTGCCGAGATGTGTTCCGCGAGAGCAAGCTCCTGGGCAAAATCATTCCGATGATCGAGGAGGTTCTGTCCGCCGGTGAGATCGAACCGCCCAAGCCGGCCCCCGAGGCGGTCGCACCGGCCATCGACGACGGGAAGCCTTTGGGCGATGCTGGTCATCGTCACTGA
- the cas2e gene encoding type I-E CRISPR-associated endoribonuclease Cas2e, protein MLVIVTENAPPRLRGRLAVWLLEIRAGVYIGSPSKRLREFIWNQVLEGVEDGNAVMAWNTNTESGYDFLTVGKNRRVPVDFDGLRLVSFKPLDEPDKAL, encoded by the coding sequence ATGCTGGTCATCGTCACTGAGAACGCTCCGCCGCGTCTGCGCGGACGGCTCGCGGTCTGGCTGCTGGAGATCCGCGCCGGGGTCTATATCGGCAGCCCCTCAAAGCGGCTGCGTGAGTTCATCTGGAATCAAGTGCTGGAGGGCGTCGAAGATGGCAATGCGGTCATGGCTTGGAACACCAACACGGAGTCGGGCTACGATTTTCTCACCGTCGGCAAGAATCGGCGTGTTCCAGTCGATTTCGATGGTTTGCGGTTGGTCAGTTTCAAGCCGCTCGATGAGCCCGACAAAGCTCTTTGA